In a genomic window of Punica granatum isolate Tunisia-2019 chromosome 6, ASM765513v2, whole genome shotgun sequence:
- the LOC116209952 gene encoding heavy metal-associated isoprenylated plant protein 22-like, with the protein MGVLDRISEYFDVSTPKKKKRKPMQTVKIKVKMDCDGCERKVRNAVSSMKGAKSVEVNRKQSLVVVSGYVEPRKVLEEVKSTGKKAEFWPYVPIDLVAYPYVPQAYDKKAPSGYVKNAPQAQADPDAPGEVLANYFSEENPNACSIM; encoded by the exons ATGGGTGTTCTCGATCGTATCTCGGAGTATTTCGATGTTTCCAccccgaagaagaagaagcgcAAACCGATGCAG ACGGTCAAGATAAAGGTTAAAATGGATTGCGATGGCTGCGAAAGGAAAGTTAGGAATGCTGTTTCCTCCATGAAAG GGGCAAAATCAGTAGAAGTAAACAGAAAGCAGAGCCTAGTGGTCGTGAGCGGCTATGTAGAACCGAGGAAAGTGCTGGAGGAAGTGAAGAGCACGGGAAAGAAGGCAGAGTTCTGGCCGTACGTGCCCATTGACTTGGTCGCTTACCCGTACGTGCCCCAAGCCTACGACAAGAAGGCGCCATCTGGTTACGTGAAGAACGCGCCCCAAGCTCAGGCTGACCCGGATGCGCCTGGTGAGGTCTTGGCAAACTACTTCAGTGAGGAGAACCCCAACGCATGCTCCATCATGTGA